A genomic stretch from Mya arenaria isolate MELC-2E11 chromosome 10, ASM2691426v1 includes:
- the LOC128206465 gene encoding serine protease inhibitor Cvsi-2-like, with protein MKAVICLLAVALVVCVTGQQVGPETCQHAADCRETVCHTEHGWFLHCAKGYCFCSHDTYTGKNCTDGSVATCIATHGTRCQDNGLRWHCLDGVCHCARI; from the exons ATGAAAGCTGTGATCTGCCTTCTTGCTGTAGCCCTTGTGG TGTGTGTGACTGGCCAGCAGGTAGGTCCTGAAACGTGTCAACATGCAGCCGACTGTCGGGAAACAGTTTGTCATACGGAGCACGGATGGTTTTTGCATTGTGCTAAGGGATACTGTTTCTGCTCGCACGATACATATACAG gCAAGAATTGTACTGACGGCTCGGTGGCCACCTGCATCGCAACACACGGAACTCGGTGTCAAGATAATGGCCTTCGCTGGCACTGCCTTGACGGGGTTTGCCACTGTGCAAGAATCTAA
- the LOC128206810 gene encoding uncharacterized protein LOC128206810, giving the protein MNTSVSVSVLAAIVLALYDVTDVGARLTSDKLAFRRFLHGCPFAFPCALPPCENPVFGPGNCCGSCPEPEMTSSTTERVTTSGNSIDNEDPKSLFGDPEKRDITPPTISPNQPHHTHLTTTTIYPIPTTECSDPCRFNGTLFCFQIPCDEPCVDGLKLPGNCCRICLHGSNCMHDGHIIPEGRNVTMSGGEVVNCVRGGVHGEVQIYHRTDKVVG; this is encoded by the exons ATGAATACCAGCGTTTCTGTCTCGGTGTTAGCGGCGATAGTTTTGGCATTATATGACGTCACTGACGTCGGAGCACGACTGACGTCGGACAAGCTTGCATTCAGACGCTTCCTACACGGCTGCCCGTTTGCTTTTCCTTGCGCGCTGCCGCCATGTGAGAATCCAGTGTTCGGCCCAGGGAATTGCTGTGGCTCGTGCCCCGaaccggaaatgacgtcatcaacAACTGAACGCGTCACAACCTCTGGCAACAGCATTGACAATGAGGACCCGAAATCGTTATTCGGTGACCCGGAAAAACGCGACATCACGCCGCCAACAATTTCACCGAACCAGCCACACCACACACACCTCACAACAACGACGATCTACCCCATCCCGACCACCGAGTGCAGCGACCCGTGCAGATTTAACGGAACGCTCTTCTGCTTCCAGATACCGTGTGATGAACCATGCGTGGACGGCCTCAAATTGCCAGGAAATTGCTGCCGGATTTGTCTCCATG GTAGCAACTGTATGCACGATGGTCATATAATTCCGGAGGGACGGAACGTGACGATGTCGGGAGGGGAAGTAGTGAATTGTGTGCGTGGCGGCGTCCACGGAGAGGTTCAGATCTACCATAGAACTGACAAGGTCGTTGGATAG